In Eupeodes corollae chromosome 3, idEupCoro1.1, whole genome shotgun sequence, a single genomic region encodes these proteins:
- the LOC129949935 gene encoding CD109 antigen isoform X5 has protein sequence MSRRLLAIGLCLLQIAILVQCNGLYSIIAPGTLRSKLNYHVTVAVHDAPSPCKIKVGLIGPEFDKSETVEVAPKTSKLVMFQIPKLKDGDYNLTAEGLSGIEFKNTTKLNFAAEQLSIYVQTDKATYKPGDLVQYRALVLDENTRPAKIDGPVKIAINDGAQNLIQQKNDVELTKGVFAGSLQLSEFPVLGMWNIEVSADGTTETKSFEVDKYVLPKFEVQVEAPKDVAIVDGKIMVTIRAKYTYGKPVKGKAVVSCKPSYYYYGDDSKTPSAEKTVNIDGKGHVEFDIAEDLKLDRDRYTPPITILAIVEEELTGLKQNSTATVNLHREKYQIQGVDTPYTYYPGKTVAITVVVKNLDGSPVQDTKNEVTLNVSPPDHFYRPMPIALTSEDKEASSATTLPPPVKSKNYTSPIDKNGMATFQIELPEESSSYFSVKAYYQDSSAYITSLSKYEKTETPVDDSFKIIVQTKNPALGNDVSIRVQNGKPIPYFSYTILGRGDIIESDIIEVPENRNYHVFKITPKFEMIPTAKIFVHYVDGNDLQYTEETINFERDFQNSISIEAPVEAKPGADVEIKVNTDPDSYVGLLGVDQSVLLLKSGNDLKKDTIFQDLSRYDSSTPWSMGYGQYPGSQAGIVAMTNANYPFYQNYPILGWGFGGAGQFGGFGPVMFAAAAAPSAAGFAGVPISSTGSTVKPVVRQLFSETWIYNDINTTDGSGLTLSKKVPDTITSWVITGFSLNPKTGLALTKEGTKVRTFIPFFISTNLPYSVKRGEVISIPLVIFNYMDKNLDCEVSLDNSDREFDFTEATNEVTESASEDVNRTKTLTIPSNSGQSVSFMIRPNKVGPISLKFVAVTPISGDAIQQTLRVEPEGVTTYVNKAIFLNLNEEKEKNVKVDIAIPENAVADSEYVELSVVGDLLGPTIKNLDKLVRMPYGCGEQNMVNFVPNILVLKYLTATNQLTAAIEEKAKKFLAIGYQRELEYKHDDGSYSAFGKSDKSGSTWLTAYVVKSFHQAIPYTDIDQKVIEAGLKFLAGTQLPSGEFPEVGKVIDSSHSGGSIGLSAYVLLAFLENVESADKYKDVIEKGLSYLEKELATSEDQYSLAIAGSALLLGKRIESAEKIFAKLNSLAKEDGDRKWWSKTVVSDKSWYGPVSVDVEMTAYIVLAMLKKGDAESVLPSIKWLVSQRNSNGGFASTQDTVIGLEALTSFAQKSGSGTGQMKIDFTAGKDDSGTIEVTPETSLILQTHVLPKTVKEVEISAKGSGSSLAQVSYRFNIAEKDSKPRFNVMPVVKKLENDQLNLMVCTEFVPLGDEKVSNMAVMEISLPSGYTADSDSFDKIKEIESVKRVDTKNADSMVIVYSDGITSEQLCVPIDAIKSHAVAKQKPSPVSVYDYYDNNKRSTEYYDVKSSLCDICQDVDCGAGCAKKNKNLN, from the exons TCTGTACTCAATTATTGCACCAGGAACCCTGCGATCAAAACTTAACTACCATGTAACAGTAGCCGTTCATGATGCTCCCTCACCTTGTAAGATAAAGGTTGGTCTTATTGGTCCAGAATTTGATAAATCTGAAACCGTTGAAGTTGCACCAAAAACATCAAAGCTTGTTATGTTCCAA ATACCAAAACTCAAAGACGGTGATTACAATTTGACAGCCGAAGGTTTATCAggcattgaattcaaaaatacaaccaaattaaattttgctgcTGAACAGCTATCGATTTATGTTCAAACAGATAAGGCCACTTACAAGCCAGGTGATTTAGTCCAATATCGAGCTTTAGTTTTGGACGAAAATACCAGACCTGCTAAGATTGATGGACCTGTCAAAATTGCTATCAAT GACGGAGCACAAAATCTTATCCAACAAAAGAATGATGTCGAACTCACCAAAGGCGTTTTCGCTGGGTCATTACAATTATCAGAATTCCCAGTTCTTGGAATGTGGAATATCGAAGTGAGTGCCGATGGTACAACTGAGACCAAGTCTTTCGAAGTTGACAAGTATGTTCTGCCTAAATTTGAAGTTCAAGTTGAAGCACCCAAAGATGTAGCAATTGTTGATGGTAAAATTATGGTTACCATAAGGGCAAA atacaCCTATGGAAAACCTGTTAAAGGAAAAGCTGTTGTATCTTGCAAGCCTTCTTACTACTACTATGGTGATGACTCTAAAACACCCTCAGCTGAAAAGACAGTTAACATTGATGGCAAAGGTCATGTAGAATTTGACATTGCTGAAGATTTGAAATTGGACAGAGATCGTTATACACCACCAATTACTATTTTGGCCATCGTTGAAGAGGAACTTACAGGATTGAAGCAGAACTCAACAGCAACGGTCAATTTACACCGtgaaaagtatcaaattcaaggTGTTGACACTCCATACACTTATTATCCAGGCAAAACTGTCGCAATAACT gTCGTTGTAAAGAACCTCGATGGATCACCAGTTCAAGACACTAAAAACGAAGTAACCCTCAATGTTAGCCCACCAGACCACTTTTACAGACCAATGCCCATTGCTTTGACATCAGAAGATAAGGAAGCATCAAGTGCAACAACTCTACCACCACCAGTCAAATCCAAAAATTACACTTCACCCATAGACAAGAATGGTATGGCCACCTTTCAAATTGAGCTTCCGGAAGAGTCATCAAGTTATTTCTCCGTAAAGGCTTACTACCAGGATTCATCAGCTTACATAACATCTCTgtcgaaatatgaaaaaaccgaAACTCCAGTTGatgattcatttaaaattattgtacaaacaaagaa tcCTGCTCTTGGAAATGACGTGAGCATTCGAGTACAAAATGGAAAGCCAATTCCATACTTTTCGTACACAATCTTAGGTCGTGGTGATATCATTGAAAGTGACATTATTGAG GTTCCTGAAAATCGCAACTACCATGTCTTCAAAATCACACCGAAATTTGAGATGATTCCAACTGCTAAAATCTTCGTTCACTATGTTGATGGTAACGATCTCCAATACACCGAAGAGACAATTAACTTTGAAAGGGATTTCCAAAACTCG atTTCTATTGAAGCTCCAGTTGAAGCCAAACCTGGTGCTGATGTTGAAATTAAGGTTAACACCGATCCTGATTCATATGTTGGTTTACTTGGTGTCGATCAAAGTGTGCTCCTCCTCAAGAGCGGCAACGATTTAAAGAAGGATACAATCTTCCAAGATCTCAGCCGTTACGATTCTAGTACACCATGGTCAATGGGCTATGGACAATATCCCGGTAGCCAAGCTGGTATTGTAGCAATGACCAATGCTAACTATCCATTCTATCAAA attatCCAATATTGGGTTGGGGATTTGGTGGGGCTGGACAATTTGGAGGTTTTGGTCCAGTTATGTTTGCAGCCGCTGCAGCACCAAGCGCTGCTGGTTTTGCTGGGGTGCCTATCAGTAGCACTGGTTCAACAGTGAAACCAGTAGTTCGACAATTATTCAGTGAAACTTGGATTTACAATGACATAAATAC TACCGACGGAAGTGGACTCACATTGAGCAAGAAAGTTCCTGACACCATCACATCTTGGGTTATAACTGGATTCTCGTTGAATCCTAAAACTGGTTTGGCCCTTACCAAAGAAGGAACCAAAGTGCGAACCTTCATACCTTTCTTCATTTCTACTAATTTGCCATATTCAGTTAAACGAG GGGAAGTAATTTCAATTCCTCTGGTTATTTTCAACTATATGGACAAGAATCTTGATTGTGAAGTAAGTCTTGATAATTCGGATCGTGAATTCGATTTTACCGAAGCAACCAACGAAGTCACTGAAAGCGCGAGTGAAGATGTAAATCGTACCAAGACTCTGACAATTCCATCGAATAGTGGACAAAGTGTTTCATTTATGATTCGTCCCAACAAAGTTGGACCAATTAGCTTGAAGTTCGTTGCTGTTACTCCAATATCTGGAGATGCTATTCAACAGACTCTTAGGGTCGAACCCGAAGGTGTTACGACTTATGTGAATAAGgctatatttttgaatttgaacgaAGAGAAGGAGAAGAATGTTAAGGTTGATATTGCAATTCCTGAGAATGCCGTCGCAGACTCTGAATACGTTGAGCTGTCAGTTGTTGGAGACTTGCTTGGACCAACTATTAAGAATCTTGATAAATTGGTTCGCATGCCATACGGATGTGGAGAACAGAATATGGTTAACTTTGTGCCAAATATTTTGGTTCTTAAGTACTTGACG GCTACAAATCAGCTTACTGCTGCAATTGAAGAAAAGGCCAAGAAATTCCTTGCAATTGGCTACCAACGAGAATTGGAATACAAACACGACGATGGTTCGTACAGTGCTTTCGGAAAATCGGACAAGAGTGGAAGCACCTGGTTGACAGCTTATGTTGTCAAGTCATTCCATCAAGCTATTCCTTACACCGATATCGATCAGAAGGTTATCGAAGCTGGTCTCAAATTCCTCGCTGGTACTCAATTGCCTAGTGGAGAGTTCCCAGAAGTCGGCAAGGTGATCGATAGTTCACACAGTGGAGGTTCCATTGGTTTGTCTGCCTATGTGTTGTTGGCTTTCTTGGAAAACGTTGAATCGGCTGATAAATATAAGGATGTCATTGAAAAGGGTTTGTCTTACTTGGAGAAGGAATTGGCTACATCTGAGGATCAATATTCGTTGGCTATCGCTGGATCAGCTTTGCTTTTGGGTAAACGAATTGAATCGGCTGAAAAGATCTTTGCTAAGCTCAATAGTTTGGCTAAGGAAGACG GTGATCGTAAGTGGTGGTCAAAGACTGTTGTCTCCGATAAGTCATGGTATGGACCAGTTTCAGTGGATGTTGAAATGACCGCATATATAGTTTTGGCTATGCTTAAGAAGGGAGACGCCGAATCAGTACTGCCCAGTATTAAATGGTTGGTATCGCAGCGTAACAGCAATGGAGGATTTGCATCAACCCAAGACACCGTTATTGGTCTTGAAGCCCTTACCAGTTTTGCTCAAAAGAGCGGTTCTGGTACAGGACAAATGAAGATTGACTTCACAGCTGGAAAGGATGATTCTGGTACCATTGAAGTTACCCCAGAGACTTCTTTGATTTTACAAACACATGTG CTTCCAAAAACTGTAAAAGAAGTTGAAATAAGTGCCAAGGGAAGTGGTTCATCTTTAGCTCAAGTTTCATACCGCTTTAATATCGCCGAAAAGGATAGCAAACCTAGATTCAATGTTATGCCAGTTGTTAAGAAATTGGAAAATGACCAATTGAACTTGATGGTTTGCACAGAATTCGTTCCATTGGGAGATGAAAAGGTCTCCAATATGGCAGTGATGGAAATTTCACTTCCCTCAGGATACACCGCCGATTCTGAtagttttgacaaaataaaggaaattgAAAGTGTGAAG CGTGTTGACACAAAGAACGCCGATTCAATGGTCATTGTCTACTCCGATGGTATAACTTCCGAACAACTTTGTGTACCAATTGATGCTATCAAATCCCATGCAGTTGCTAAGCAAAAGCCTTCACCTGTCAGCGTTTATGATTATTATGATAACAACAAACGCAGCACTGAATACTACGATGTCAAATCATCTTTGTGTGATATTTGCCAAGATGTCGATTGTGGAGCTGGCTGTGCGAAAAagaataagaatttaaattaa